The window GTGTGGGCGCAGGCGCTGACGTCCGCCTGGCCTGCGGCGCCGACCTGGTTCCACGGCGATGTCGCCGTCGGCAACCTCCTCGCCGCGGAGGGCACCCTCCGCGCCGTCATCGACTTCGGCTCCTCCGGCGTCGGCGACCCCGCCTGTGACCTCGTCATGGCCTGGACGTACTTCACCGGCGAGGAACGGAAGGTCTTCCGCGAAGCGGTCGGCCTCCCCGACGACACCTGGCGCCGGGCCCGAGGCTGGGCACTGTGGAAAGCGCTGGTGACCACGGCGGGCCTGTCCGGCCCCGACCCGGAGGGACGTCAGCGCCGGGTGATCGACCAGGTCCTGGAGGACCCGGTCGTCTAGGCCGTCCCCTGGCCTACTTCCCCTCTACCGTGCGGAGCATGACCACTCACGCGGGCCCGCAGGCCCACGCGTTCCCCGACGCCGACCACCTCGACGCCTGGCTGACCGCCCACCCCGCCCCGCACACCGGCGACCTCTGGGTCATGGTCGCCAAGAAGGGGTCCGGCATCCGTTCCGTCGACGCCGGCGAGGTCAACGACGTGGCCCTCTGCCACGGCTGGATCACCGGCATCCGCCGACGCCTCGACGAGCGGTACTTCCTGCAGCGGATCACCCCGCGCCGCCCGGACAGCGCCTGGTCGACGGTGAACGTCCGCCGGGTGGCCGAGCTG is drawn from Streptomyces bottropensis ATCC 25435 and contains these coding sequences:
- a CDS encoding YdeI/OmpD-associated family protein, with translation MTTHAGPQAHAFPDADHLDAWLTAHPAPHTGDLWVMVAKKGSGIRSVDAGEVNDVALCHGWITGIRRRLDERYFLQRITPRRPDSAWSTVNVRRVAELTAAGRMRTGGLTEVAAARADGRWAAAYASQREAAVPQDLTTALADHPTARRAFERLGRTDRYLVVLGLLKARTPHTRVTRLRAVPAELEAAGRDRT